One genomic region from Danio aesculapii unplaced genomic scaffold, fDanAes4.1, whole genome shotgun sequence encodes:
- the LOC130220220 gene encoding free fatty acid receptor 3 — protein sequence MQACDYYLCLSVYLITFITGFPANIFAFYTLICKIWRKPAPIDILLLNLTISDLLFLIFLPFKMQEVVNNMQWNIHYFLCPLSGFIFYMTIYNSAFFLTAVSVERYLGVAFPIQHSLRRRPIYAVFASIFMWVFSTLHLSIVYIVPYYNPSGTIPPSRNICYEGFTEAQLEILLPVRLELFIVLFCVPLLICSFCYINFIRILSRLPNIGRRRRLRAIGLALGTLLVFALCFGPYNVSHVVGFITKESPGWRDKTLLLSTFNACLDPFIFYFTSAAVRSTFSGMMRGIWGRCWCPRILWSSRKEPQDMEKNSLPKPQDVRNAL from the coding sequence ATGCAGGCCTGTGATTATTACCTGTGCCTCAGCGTCTACCTCATCACCTTCATCACCGGATTCCCAGCCAACATCTTTGCTTTCTACACTCTCATCTGCAAGATCTGGAGGAAACCGGCTCCCATAGACATCCTGCTTCTCAATCTCACCATCTCAGACCTGCTCTTCCTCATCTTCCTGCCCTTCAAGATGCAAGAAGTCGTCAACAACATGCAATGGAACATCCACTACTTCTTATGCCCGCTGTCTGGTTTTATCTTCTACATGACCATCTACAACAGTGCTTTTTTCTTGACGGCGGTGAGCGTCGAGCGATATCTCGGCGTGGCATTCCCCATCCAGCATTCCCTACGGAGAAGGCCTATTTATGCAGTATTTGCGAGCATCTTCATGTGGGTGTTTTCCACCCTCCACCTCAGCATCGTCTACATTGTGCCTTATTACAACCCATCCGGGACCATTCCTCCATCCAGAAACATCTGCTACGAAGGATTCACCGAGGCTCAACTGGAAATCCTCTTACCTGTTCGTTTGGAGCTCTTCATTGTCCTCTTTtgcgtccctttattaatatgcagCTTTTGCTATATTAACTTCATCCGAATTCTTTCGAGGTTGCCAAATATTGGACGGAGGAGACGATTGAGAGCGATTGGATTGGCTTTGGGAACGTTGTTGGTTTTTGCGCTCTGTTTCGGACCCTATAATGTCTCGCACGTGGTTGGGTTTATAACTAAAGAAAGCCCAGGCTGGAGGGATAAAACTCTTCTCTTGAGCACTTTCAATGCTTGTTTGGATCcgtttattttttacttcacCTCCGCCGCTGTTCGGAGCACATTCAGCGGGATGATGAGGGGGATTTGGGGTCGGTGTTGGTGTCCACGGATTTTATGGAGCTCCAGGAAGGAGCCGCAAGACATGGAGAAAAACAGCCTCCCGAAACCTCAAGACGTCAGAAACGCACTTTGA